TGTATATTGCAAATACTATTTTTCCCAATTGTGTGATACAAAATGCAGATATAGCAAAAGCAAAGGCACCACGGAAAGGTATAATTAATGGATAGAAAAAGAGTAAGAGTGATTTAAATACATATGACATAATAACAccaaaaatattattcattataaGTTTATCAAAAGATGCTATGTGATTAAATACATAGGCATTAGTAAAACATAAATCTATTAATTTGTGATTAATAAGACCGATAATACCTCTAAGACTTTGAACAAAAGAAACAGATAAAAAGGTTCTAGCTAATAACAAACCATCCTTCTTCAATGCATCCATAACACTCCAGTATGAATCAGctaaaatgataaaaacatataatataaaatatatacgaacaaaaaaaaaataaatatatatatatatatatatatatatatatatatattgagAGAGTGATATACCATTCATGATCTCTTAAATACATAGAATTctataaatacatatattttaatttttacTTACATTTTgcttttttatatactaAAATTGCTTGGttcatttcattttttacaGTATCATCGATTTCAAAATTGGGACAATCAAAGTCATACATTAAATACTTTTTGAATACATCATACTTTCTTTTatctaaaaaaatataaatatataaatgtatatatatatatatatataaagggttattttcatatatcttatataataataatatcatttaGTGCTTCTTACTGCTTGAACGTTCTGCTTTGGATATTAACTtaacaatttttttaacattttttttatttaatatggttaaataaaagaaaaaattagTTCTGGTAAAGGATTCATACATAGCCACATTTTTATGGAAATAGACATctgaaaaaataaaaataaataaataaaataaaataaaataaaaattacaaaTTCTTATTCTTTTATGAGACTATATGACTATCCCtcacacatatatatatatatatatatatttaattattttttatattttaatttttttacttAAATGAAATCCTCTATATAAAAGGGTATTAATTAATTTGGCAACATAGTACTGGTTAAATATTGAACTTGCCtttaatgataaaaaggaatattCATTATGATTAGAATCTTGatttatttctatattgTGTTTGCATTGTatgtctttttttttaaaatattgtcctaaaaaaaaaaaaaaataataataaatgatcaaaaatgaataaaatataaaatatatacatatatatatgtttactaattttattaattatccaatcaatttattttattcatattagaatttatatatatcattaatttattattaatacacaataattcataaaaaaatggaataattattttagTATGTATTTgttctttattttattttattttattttatttgatattCTTCTTACCTATATCATTATTGTAAAGAGTCAAATTCTTGACcttatcattattattttctattttattacattttgatagtatgtttaataatacataaacATAAGTAATATACAACcaatatttattcattGCAAATAACccaatataaaaagaaaaaaacaaaaaaaaaaaaaaaattcttatTTGACCgttttatctttttttacactgactttttttaaaaggtatttttattgtaaCATAAGGTAAAGGATaatttgataaaaaatatataaacatacacatccaaaataaaataaaacaaaataaaaaatatatatatttatatattataatgatacacacaagaaataaaattacattataacaatattttGAGAAAGtacttttttattttattattttcacAGACAATAATGTATGcattttttaaagatatttaatattttatatagtATCTTCTAAATATCATTTACAATGTTTCACTACATTTAATATCTAATCTTTGagatatacaaaaaaaaaaaaaattatatacaaatatgaaaaattaaatattaaatataaatattaaaatataataataaaaaaccaaaaaaaaaaagaacaaaattttaaatattaattaaaaaatataaaacaagttaaataaaaaatatatatatatatgtatatgtaatatatatatataattatttatatagattattttatattttcaaaaaaaaaaaaaaaaaaaattagacaatcatataaattaaaatatatctttatgACTATGTAACTTGTTCAGTATATCAAGtaattatatgattttttaacataactaaaaatttttttttaatttatttaataatacaatatacttaaaaaaataataaagaaaataaaataatatatttctgctttattatttatttaatacaattcttaaacataaaatatatatattatatttgtttaaaataaaaaatcatatgtgtactataataaatgatatgCAATTTAGTGCATAACAAAATTGgtacatatacatattttttaatattatttttttttttatttatattatgcaagttttaaaaataaaatacgTTTCAGTACACCAATTAGAAAAAATCTattgaaaaataattcaagtaaaaaaaaaaaaataataatataatataaacaaaataaataaagaaaaaaagaaacaatCAAAATaagtattaaaaaaaattttaatatattttattattaaatttgaataataattttttaaataaagatttgtatgcatatatttttatgtgtaaaaaaaaatattttattaaaataatacctattaaaaatatatatatatttatattggacattataaaaaaattacacattattttatatttaatattgAAAGAAAGGAAATAAGGGaagaataaaattttttagtttattctttatatctttaatgatattatttatacatttggtatattatttaaatatttaaatcgatcaatgaaaaaaaaaaaaaaaaaaaaaaaaatgatagataaataaataaataattaaaataaaataaaaaaatgaaacattgaaaaatgttatatatatctttttttttttttttttttttttttttctaaagAATACTTTTATTCTATGGTATTTCACCATAAACTTATTCATAAAagattattttttttcttaaaacAGTATCATTAAAATGTTCATATTGTAAGACTactatatttatttctatgtattatattatttaaaataatttttcttaaGAAAATGTGTagaatattaaatatatatttcccAAGAATTAACgtttcattattttattttattatattatattttattatattttcctttaatatattttttttttcaaatattattgtataaaagaaatttctttttaataatcTTAAATAGTGTACGTTTAACAACtacattattaataaaaaattggTTAATTtcctttcttttttcttatgtttgacatatatatcttaAGAAGAGAAAATCAAAtgtatttaaataaaagtattttatatgatcaAAAGAAATTGTCTTATTTAAGCTACTTAAAATGTTATCTCTTTTACtgtatttattaaattatatattctaaggtgttttcttttttaaaacttttgagaaacaaaagaaaaaaaaaaaaaaattaaaatagCTAGAATGACTagataaattaaaaatagctaaaatgaaaaaaaaaaaaaaaaaaaaaaaaaaaattcttgcatacattatatgaatacaatttttttatgaaaagTAATTTGTAAATAAGTATAAGTAGAAGGTGTTTAGAATAAtacttataataattattaattaaatataatactCTGAAAAACGTATTACAAAAgcaattaaaaaaaagctttaatatataattttatacttaatatatgtacatatatttgtaaatatagcttgttattatataagctattataaatttaaaaaaaaaaaaaaaaaaaaaaaaaattagacagccaaatattaatatagttgtagcaaaaaaaaaaaaaataaaataaaaaaaattagacagccatatattaatatagttgtataaaaaaaaaaaaaacaaacaTATATAGATTACTTAAATAGAGACAACATTGTTCaattcatttaaaaaaaaaaaaacattaaaacaaaatatgTAAATGTAAGTTTTTCgatatataattattataaaattaatttttattttttattattttaatttattttttcattattattttttatttcctttgttttatttttccttttttccgttgttctatattttactcaaatatataatatttataagttatattaatttttatgtacatatatatatatatattatttttttttttatttaattttcCCCATTAAACgtttaatttttgttcattacataattatatatatatatatatatattttatttttcacATCTTATcagaataaatatatcaacATGAATTTTACTTTGaaaaattcatttttaGTTATTTGCTTATTGTGCTGTTTATTGAGTACTTATGTCCGTGTCATTGAGGGACATCGAGCACGACCAGGTGAATCAAGAAAAAACCCAAgagaaattataaaaacatttaaaGAGAGTGGGAAAGGAATGATTCAAGGTTATTACCCATCATGGGTTTCTTATAATCATAACTTGAAAGATTTAAATCCTAATTTAAATGTTGTACATATGTCTTTTGCTAAGATGGATTTATCCTATGACAGTATAGAGAGTATTATTGGTTCTCCTTCACTTTTTAAGTCATTAATAGGTTTAGAATATATAGGGTTAAACGAGTATTTTAATGATGCCATGAATTTAAGAAAAGCTCGTCCAGATATTATTATGCTTTTATCTCTTGGAGGAGAAACATATCATCCAAGTTCATTTGAATCTGCTTTAAATGCTGTTGAGAAAATTGCAAATTTAGTTGATGAATTAGGATTTGATGGAATCGATGTAGATTATGAGCCTAATGGATCTTTTGATGGTCTAAACGACAAAACGAAAGCTGATTTTTTCGTACAATATGTAACAAAATTGAGGGAATATATGTGTGatgataaattaatttCTATATCCCAATCATCTAATGGAGCTTTAAGTTGTATAGGGTTTAATGATCCTAAGAAAATATGTATGGATGATGAAGCACCATataattcaaaatattttaataaacCTGATGTAAAAAAAGAGTTACTAAGAGCTGCACAAATGGCTTCAGCTGGAGGAgcaatatatttaatgaataatttaaaagatatgATTGATATGGTCTTTGTACAAACCTTTAATTATACAAATTCTACAGATTCAACAGTTATGaaagaattatatgatTCTTATGCTTATTATGGAAAGAAATATGattatgttattataatggGATTTACATTGATGTTTCCTTCAACTCCTTTTAATCCAAATGATAAAACGTTTGTAAAAACCATTGGTGATTTTGTAAAGAcagaaaataaattaaataaaagagCTGACGGATTTGGATTATGGTCTTTATCTTCTGATAACGCTGTAcataatgaaaaattagCAATTGAAAATTTCGTAGAATCTTTACATTAAAtagtatttttttttataatatatatatatatatatatatatatatatgtgtatgtatatatttgttctatattattctattatttatttatttatttatttattttattattatttttttttttttttttgttctatatacaaaatatatatttttctagAATTAATGTTATggttatattatacattttgaattatatatatatatatatatatgtatatatgtatttatatatttatatatttatatatacatgtttatataaactATATCATATATACCATCAAAGACGTTAACAGAAAATAcgaataaatatataataattattttatggAACTGTAACCATTTCTATATTTAAGATAACCaataaattatttctttttattaattttttttttttttttttacatcAACTGacaaaaaaacaaaataaacagtttatatttatataataagaaataataacaCACCTCTTATATTTAGAAAGTGTAATTATTCTATATTCCTTTTAGGCtttaaaagaaaaggaaggaaaaaaaaaaatagaataaTCTATAAAGTATATTCatgaatatatatctatatctatatatatatatatatatatatatatatatataacatgACAATATTAATTTTGGACAGATAATgcatttattattaaaatttcttttttatatttttaacaaataagttttatattaataaaaaaaaaaaaaaaaagaaaaagtaGTTATTTTTGtcttaataatataaaaaaaaaaacaataaaacaccatatatatagttcacttaatttttatataaacattaaataaaagaaatgaaatataaaattgttCACTCATACATTTTaacaattaaaaaataaaaacaaaataacataaattatataaaaatcaaTAAAATATCGTAAAAAGGTATgcataaatatatatttacatataataatataaattaaaaaaaaaaaaaaaaataataaatatataaaaatcaaaataaaaattatatatctgaatatataattattatatttttatatataaaataaaaaaaattcgTTGTTCAATTCAAAAGGAAAATTCAGAACTATAAGATTATTTTTCAATTcttatttttgttttatttttctttttttccttttttgttcaatattaatatcataataatacaaCATATCCATGAAAGAAAATtgcatatttttattatatgtgcaataaattatatcattgtgtaattataaatatatagcgtattattttgatataataaatagatgtatataatacaatAGTTCCTccttcaaaaaaaaaaaaaaaagtaaaatttaaaaatatatatgtttgatagttcttataaaatttttaatcaaaatataaaaaaacaatatttaaaaaaaaagatatacaggaaaaaagaaatacaACAAATACAAAATTTTCTAGAAACAcatatgaaaaaagaaatatatgttgaaatataataatatatacacaaaATAACGAAgattcatatattaatattcTTTACTTGAACGTATgttacaaatatataaattttttttttttttttttttttttttttttttcttgtaaCCTTGTATGAAAATTGCACTTCTTTATTTGTTCTTGTAAAATgtcttttttattttttttccttcttAATTTTCTTGTCAAATGTATGCAGTATAAATAGTTTTTAGGTATAACATATTGtgaattttataaatgattTTGAATTTATCCTTTTCtatgtatatatgtgtattatatattttctgagataaactttttttttttttttttttttttttttaaattatttaaaatcATATGATACAACATATGAGGCTTAGTAATATCCATgtttctttatttttttctcaaTATCCTAAAAAgcaaataaaaaataaaaatgaatatatacataaattatatatatatatatatatataataaaatttttcatatatattatataatataatatttatttttttttttatttgttttgttttaattACCTTTTTTCCACGATTATACACCCAGAACAATATTGCGTTAAATACCATAAGTGCTATAAAAATCATAAGAGAACGATTACATGAACAACCACCAGGTAATGGTGAACCTGATTCTCCTGATAATAAACTTGTAAGTGGTTTTGCTGTTATGATATCTCCAAAAGCTTCTTGTAAAGCTGATATTATATTAGGATCATAATCTGCCCATGGATCACCCATTTTGATATAGATATAttgttaataaaaaaatgattaaaaattaattatatactgatatttatatatacgATTTCCGTATATGTCTTGatacatacatatacatatatatatgtaatatatttattatatatactttatattgaaatcaaaataaaaaatatatatatttatattaattcataaatatatataaatataaatatatatatatttttttttgaaacaaaaaaaaaaaaaaataaataaataaaataaaataaaaaatagaaattaaatattctttttcaaaaatatagattcataaaatatataatatattttgttttccatatatatatataatgtataaaatattgtttataaaacatatatattttataaattatatacaattcggataatatttttatacaaataatgGATAATTGTTGTAATTTGGgtatttctttttttttttttttctttttataaatcaaataaaagaaaaattatgCTTAATTAGAATACAGATCTgtaaaatatgtaaaataattaaatatatatatatatatatatattttacaaataatttttttttaaaaaataattttcctaaaaataataatatatatttttaatatatttattatttaaagtattttattttttatttttccaaattttgaaaaaaaagaataatttccttatttttatattttacttttttttttttttcttttttccttgttttaacatataattttgaaaacaaaattaatttcctttttttttttttttcaaataataattgttcttataaaaaaaaaaaaaaaaacaaactatattaagaattatataaaataaaaaaaattagaataaataataaaaaaaaataataaaaaaaaaaataataataatcatcACAACAAAAAGTAGTAATCAATACTtgaattaatatataataaaaatatataaaatgttataaaataaagaagaaaaaaaaaaaaaaaaacaacaaaatgttattatttaataaagaatcataggaataaaagataatattttataaaacgagataaaagaaatatattaaaaaagcGTACAAAAATTNNNNNNNNNNNNNNNNNNNNNNNNNNNNNNNNNNNNNNNNNNNNNNNNNNNNNNNNNNNNNNNNNNNNNNNNNNNNNNNNNNNNNNNNNNNNNNNNNNNNNNNNNNNNNNNNNNNNNNNNNNNNNNNNNNNNNNNNNNNNNNNNNNNNNNNNNNNNNNNNNNNNNNNNNNNNNNNNNNNNNNNNNNNNNNNNNNNNNNNNNNNNNNNNNNNNNNNNNNNNNNNNNNNNNNNNNNNNNNNNNNNNNNNNNNNNNNNNNNNNNNNNNN
This region of Plasmodium gaboni strain SY75 chromosome 12, whole genome shotgun sequence genomic DNA includes:
- a CDS encoding chitinase, whose protein sequence is MNFTLKNSFLVICLLCCLLSTYVRVIEGHRARPGESRKNPREIIKTFKESGKGMIQGYYPSWVSYNHNLKDLNPNLNVVHMSFAKMDLSYDSIESIIGSPSLFKSLIGLEYIGLNEYFNDAMNLRKARPDIIMLLSLGGETYHPSSFESALNAVEKIANLVDELGFDGIDVDYEPNGSFDGLNDKTKADFFVQYVTKLREYMCDDKLISISQSSNGALSCIGFNDPKKICMDDEAPYNSKYFNKPDVKKELLRAAQMASAGGAIYLMNNLKDMIDMVFVQTFNYTNSTDSTVMKELYDSYAYYGKKYDYVIIMGFTLMFPSTPFNPNDKTFVKTIGDFVKTENKLNKRADGFGLWSLSSDNAVHNEKLAIENFVESLH
- a CDS encoding hypothetical protein (conserved Plasmodium protein, unknown function), with product MGDPWADYDPNIISALQEAFGDIITAKPLTSLLSGESGSPLPGGCSCNRSLMIFIALMVFNAILFWVYNRGKKDIEKKIKKHGYY